From the genome of Salmonella enterica subsp. houtenae serovar Houten:
AAGTCGCCTGGGCGGCGGTTAAAAACGATTATAAAAAAGGCGAGGATGATAAATGGCATAAGAAAAAATAAACGCTGTATTACTCACGTGTTAGCCTGATTTTCTTGCCGGAAGCCCGCTACCTTCGCGTTGTTTAACGCCAGACGGCTTGCAACCTGTCGATGAATTGCCTATGGTCCAGCAGGTGGTTTCAAAATAAGCAGCAAAAATGCCCGGAAGGCGTCAGAAAATGTCGCGCAGGAAAGCGGGCAGTGGCGGAGGTGTAAGGTGTTAACGCGTGATTTTTTAGTGAATGCCGATTGTAAAACGGCGTTTGGCGCGATTGAGGAGTCGTTGCTTTGGTCAGCGGAACAGCGAGCCGTTTCGCTGGCGGCAACGCTGGCATGTCGACCAAACGATGGCGCTGTCTGGATTTTCGGTTACGGTTCGCTGATGTGGAACCCGGCGTTAGCGTATGAAGAGTCTTGTACCGGCACATTAGAGGGCTGGCATCGGGCATTTTGCCTGCGGCTAACCGCCGGGCGTGGTACCGCGTGTCAGCCGGGGCGGATGCTGGCGCTCAAAGAGGGCGGGCGTACTACCGGCGTGGCGTACCGTTTACCAGAGAGTACGCTTGAGGAAGAGCTCACTCTGTTATGGAAGCGGGAGATGATCACCGGCTGCTATTTACCTACGTGGTGTTCGTTGACGCTTGATAATGGACGTATGGTCAATGCTCTGGTTTTTATTATGGATCCGCGGCATCCGTTGTATGAATCGGATACGCACGCCCTGACTATCGCTCCGCTTATTGCCACTGCCAGTGGGCCGCTGGGCACCAACGCACAGTATCTTTTTTTGCTGGATCAGGAACTGCGTAAACTGGGAATGCACGACACTTGTCTTGATGATCTGGTCGCGAACGTTAAAGCGTTACTTGGCGTGAAGGGAGAGCAAGGGATAGCGAGTTTATCCTGACGCGGGAACTTTTTCCCGCGTATAGATTCAAAATGTCAGCACTTTGTCCGCAGCCAGCGTCCATTGCGCCAGCTCGACCAGCGTTCCGATTTCCACACCGTCAATCAGCGGCAGGGGAGTGATACCACGTCCGTCCGCACAGGTTTTGCATAATTTTACCGGTACGTGTTGCGCGGTCAGAATTTCCAGCATTTGCTGAATATTGTAGCCTTCGGCTGGTTTTTGACCGCGTAACCCTGCGGTTACGGCATCTGACATCAAAAACAGGCGTAAATCGAGATGACTTTCCTGCTCGCGCAGCGCAATGGCCAGACGCAGGCTATTAAATAATGATTCGCTGCCGTAGGCGGCGCCGTTAGCGATAATGACGATATTTTGCATGGATAACTCTCCTCCTGGAGAAATTGTCGGCAAAGACGTTATGTTACCTCGGGAACCGAGTGCTGCCAAATGCGTGGATAAAATCCCGGGACGCCCTGCGGAAAAAATAAGGATAGTCCTGGAAGTACGAGAAAAAGCTGCAAAACCTGTCCAGACACGTTATGGTTTACTCTGATACCATTCCTCTCATCTTTTGTTGTAGAAGTTGCCGACACGTTGAGCCGTATTGTTTTTCGTTCATTCTCACTCTCGCTTCTCTTGCTGGCTGCCAGCGGTACGATCTGTACGCAGGCGCAAGACGCTTTCGATCAAAACCGTCTGCCGGATTTAGGCATGAGGCCGGAATCCCACGAAGGGGAAAAGCATTTTGCCGAGATGGTCAAAGCGTTTGGCGAAGCCAGCATGAAAAATAACTCGCTGGATACCGGTGAACAGGCGCGGCAATTCGCTTTCGGACAGGTGCGCGATGTGGTCAGCGAGCAGGTTAACCAGCAGCTTGAAAGCTGGCTATCGGCCTGGGGCAGCGCCAGCGTTGATGTTAACGTCGATAACGAAGGTCATTTTAACGGCAGTCGCGGAAGCTGGTTTATCCCTTTACAGGATAAACAGCGCTATCTGACCTGGAGCCAGCTTGGTCTTACGCAACAGACTGACGGACTGGTAAGCAACATTGGTGTAGGCCAGCGCTGGGCGCAGGATGGCTGGCTTCTTGGCTATAACACCTTTTACGATAATCTGCTGGATGAAAACCTGCAGCGCGCCGGCTTTGGCGCGGAGGCGTGGGGAGAATATTTGCGTTTATCCGCCAACTATTATCAGCCTTTTGCCGACTGGCAGACGCATACGGCGACCTTAGAACAGCGAATGGCGCGTGGATATGATATCAATGCGCAAATGCGACTGCCGTTTTATCAGCATATCAATACCAGCGTTAGCCTGGAGCAGTACTTTGGCGATAGCGTGGATCTGTTTGATTCCGGAACGGGGTATCACAATCCTGTCGCGTTAAAACTGGGTCTCAACTATACGCCAGTACCTTTGCTTACCGTGACCGCCCAGCACAAGCAGGGCGAGAGCGGGGTCAGTCAGAATAATCTGGGACTGACGCTTAACTACCGCTTCGGCGTGTCGCTTAAAAAGCAGCTTGCCGCCAGTGAAGTGGCGCAAAGCCAGTCATTACGTGGTAGCCGCTATGATACGCCGCAACGTAACTCGCTACCGACAATGGAGTATCGACAGCGTAAAACGTTAACGGTTTTTCTGGCGACGCCCCCCTGGGATCTTACGCCGGGTGAGACGGTTGCGTTAAAATTACAGGTGCGCAGCGTGCACGGTATTCGTCATTTGAGCTGGCAGGGCGATACACAGGCATTAAGTTTGACGGCAGGAACGGACACCCGCAGTGCCGAGGGCTGGACAATCATTATGCCGGCCTGGGATCACCGCGAAGGCGCGGCAAATCGCTGGCGTTTATCGGTGGTGGTTGAAGATGAAAAAGGTCAGCGTGTCTCTTCCAATGAGATCACGCTCGCGCTGACGGAACCGTTTATCACGACGCCGGACGATAATCCGCATTGGCAACCGTTCCAGGAGCAATAATTAAAAGATGCGTTCCTGATGCACCCAGACGGCGGCCTCCACGCGCGACTTCAGCTTCATTTTCTTGAGCATATGTTTCACGTGCACTTTGACCGTACTTTCGGTGATATCCAGACGCCGGGCAATCATCTTATTCGGCAATCCCTGCGCGATGAGCTTCAGAATATCGCGCTCACGCGGGGTGAGTTGCGTCACATCGCGATCGGTGGTGGCGCGGTTGGCCCGCAGGCTGGCCGCCAGTACCGGCGTTAACGCTTCACTTAATACCATTTCTCCGGCAGCGGCCTGTTGTAACGCTTTGAGCAAGTCCTCCGGCTCCATGTCTTTCAACAGATAACCGTCCGCGCCGCGCTTTAGCGCCGTGACGACATCTTCTTCATGGTTGGATACGCTGAAAACGACAATACGGCCTGACAGCGCTTTTTCGCGTAATTTATCCAGCGTTTCGAGACCATTCATTCCCGGCATATTCAAATCAAGGAGGATCAGATCGGGATCGAGCGATTCCGCCAGGTCAATACCCTGCTCACCGTTGCTGGCTTCTCCGACCACGCTGATATCGGGCGCCATACTCACAAGCTGCTTTACACCCGTCCGTAGCATCGGATGGTCGTCGATTAACAGGATGGTTGCCGGTTCCTGATTATTCATGGGTATCTCCCTGGGTTTCTGTGAAGTTTGTTTCTGGAATAAAAGTAACAGTGACCTCTGTTCCGCCAGTCTCACGTCGGCGTACCTGGCAATCGCCGCGCAAACTTTGCGCCCGATCGCGCATGATAATCATGCCATAGTGATTACTGCGTTCGGCGTTTTCCGGGACGCCGCAGCCATTATCCTGCACTTTTAGTTTGACCTGTTTGCCACATTGCGTCACCGTTACCACCACATCGTCGGCATGAGAGTGTTTAAGCGCGTTGCTGAGGGCTTCCCTGGCAATTTGCAGCAGGTGTATCGCCTGGTGTGACGGCACCAGACGGGGGGGAAGCTGATAATCCAGTTTTACCGTAAAACCAAACCGGGCGCTGAACTCCTGGCAGCTTGCCTCCAGCGCCGGACGTAGCCCGGGTTCCGTCAATTGTAACCGGAAAGTGGTTAACAGTTCGCGCAGTTGCGCCCAGGAGCAGTTCAGCTCATTGCGAATTTGGCTGAGTAACTCACGGCTGCTTTCCGGTAACGCGTCGCCCTGCATTTGCAGGCAGCTCACCTGCATCTTCATACAAGAGAGCGACTGGGCAATAGAATCATGCAGTTCGCGGGCAATGGTGGCACGCTCTTCCATGACAATCAACTGCTGCTGGCGCTCCTGCTGTCTGTCGAGCGCCAAAGTCGCGGTAAGCTGTTCAACCAGCGTGTCCACCAACTGTTGCTGATCGTGGCTGAGATGGCGTCCATAGGGCAGCGTCGCCAGCAAAATACCGTATTGGGTGTGAGAGTCGGTGAGCCGCCATTTTAAGGTTGTGCCGCCATTAATCATCGGCAGGGTGCTACGTGGGCAAAGGTGGCAGCCTTTATCATCGCAACTGATATCCGACTGACAGGTAAATTCCTGATGATTATCTTCATCTTCCAGGTCATAGACTCGCAGCTCAATATCATGCAACTGGGTTAAATTTTGCAGGCCATTCAGTACCGGTGAAAGACGTTCACATAGCGGAGCCTGTGAATGCAGTCGGCGGTTGGCTTGCCACAAAAACGAGAGAATCTGATTTTTATGTTCCAGACCGGCTGTTTTTTCCTGTACACGCTGTTCCAGTACCGCATAACTTTCGGCCAATTCTTCAGACATATTATTGAGCGCTGAACCGAGCGCAGCCATCTCATTGCGTCCACTGATATTGGCACGCTGGGTAAAATCGCGTTGACTGACGGCGCGCGCCATCGATAACAACTGTTTCCAGGGCTGCAAAAGGCGAACACGTAGCCAGATAATTGTAAATACCAACAATAACGCCATAAAGATCGCCATTACCCGGTGAACTAATACCACGCGTTCGATACGCAATTCAGTTGTATGGTCAAAAGATGTAACCAGGCGATCCAGGCCCGCCACAAAGCGCGTGACATCTTCTGCGACCGCGTGCGCGTTTTGCGCGTGCTGTAGCCCTGGCGAGAGTTCGTTATGCCAGTAATCCTGCAACGCTTTAAGCTGCTTCTGCTGCCCGTCTCGCTCAGCGGCGCGGCTCAGTTCAGGGCTGAATGCCGTCTGTTCCATCTCATCCAGCAGCTTTTGATCTTTAGCATCCAGTGGGACGGCGGCCAATAGTCGATAGCTTTGCATACGCAATGAGCCCGCTTTGTTAATCGCATGAGCGCTACCCTGCACGCCCTGAACCAGCCAGCCGGAAACCGCCATCCCCGCCACGCCGATAGCGGTAGAGAGCATGACAATAAGCGCCAGTTGGTTGACCAGCGTAAGAGGAGAGAAACAACGTTTAAACATGTCACCTTCTTTCTTCGGGGTGGTGTCGCCGAAAAAAACGTAGCAAAAAGGGGGCGTCAATCGGCTGTGTCGCTATTCTCAACGATACAGCGGAGTATACCCATACCTATAACGAGTTACTCCTTAATTGCCGCTGTAGAGAGGTATCTGCGACGGGAAGGAGTAGATAGACACAGCATGGTGAAAAACCACAGTTTTTTCACCAATATAGCCTACTCATTAAGGGTAATAACTATTTTTAGTCGCCTGTCACGACGACTTTTCCTTTGATTTATATCAACTTACCTTCAGCAGTAAACCCTAATGTGGCAGACATCAAATCAAGAATCAGAGGTGTCTATGAGCCACTCATCCGCCCCGGAAAGGGCAACTGGCGCTGTTATCACGGAATGGCGTCCGGAAGATCCGGCGTTCTGGCAGCAGCGCGGCCATCGTGTCGCCAGCCGTAATCTGTGGATTTCTGTCCCGTGTTTACTGCTGGCGTTTTGCGTCTGGATGCTATTCAGCGCAGTGGCGGTGAACTTGCCGAAAGTGGGATTTCATTTTACGACCGATCAGCTCTTTATGCTGACTGCGCTGCCATCTGTTTCCGGCGCGCTGCTACGTGTGCCTTACTCTTTTATGGTTCCGCTATTTGGCGGACGTCGCTGGACAGCGTTCAGTACCGGTATCCTCATCGTGCCTTGCGTATGGTTAGGCTTTGCCGTTCAGGATACCAGTACGCCATTTAGCACTTTCATTATTATTTCCTTGCTGTGCGGTTTTGCCGGCGCGAACTTTGCCTCCAGTATGGCGAATATCAGCTTCTTCTTTCCTAAACAAAAGCAGGGCGGTGCGCTGGGTCTGAATGGCGGTCTGGGTAATATGGGCGTGAGCGTGATGCAACTGGTTGCGCCACTGGTGGTTTCACTCTCTATCTTTGCCGCCTTTGGCAGCCACGGCGTAGAGCAGCCGGATGGTTCTCAGCTCTATCTGGCGAACGCCGCCTGGATTTGGGTGCCTTTCCTGGCCATTTTCACGCTGGCTGCGTGGTTCGGCATGAACGAACTGGCGACGTCTAAGGCCTCGTTAAAAGAGCAACTGCCGGTGCTCAAACGTGGTCATCTGTGGATCATGAGTCTGCTGTATCTGGCGACCTTCGGATCGTTTATCGGTTTCTCCGCGGGTTTCGCTATGCTGTCTAAAACGCAATTCCCGGATGTACAGATCCTGCATTACGCGTTTTTCGGTCCGTTTATCGGCGCGCTGGCGCGTTCGGCAGGCGGCGCAATTTCTGACCGTCTGGGTGGGACTCGCGTCACGCTTATCAACTTTGTCCTGATGGCGATTTTCAGCGGTCTGCTGTTCCTGACATTACCTACTGGCGGCGTTGGCGGTAGCTTTGTCGCATTCTACGGGGTATTCCTGGCGCTATTCCTGACGGCGGGGCTGGGGAGTGGTTCTACCTTCCAGATGATCTCCGTTATCTTCCGTAAATTGACGATGGACCGAGTAAAAGCGGAAGGCGGGTCAGAAGAAAGGGCAATGCGCGAAGCGGCGACCGATACGGCGGCAGCGCTCGGCTTTATTTCCGCGATTGGCGCGATTGGCGGCTTTTTTATTCCGAAAGCGTTTGGTTCATCTTTAGCATTAACCGGTTCGCCAGTCGGCGCGATGAAAGTCTTTCTTATTTTCTATATCGCCTGCGTCGTTATTACCTGGGCGGTATATGGCCGTCATTCTAAAAATAAAAAGTAACATTTGATTATCCTTTGCGCGGCGTTAGACCGCGCTTTTTTTTTTACTCGTATTTAGTTACAACATACTTAATATGAAAAAGAGATGTGCCATGTGTCCGGCCATACACATTTGTATCGGTTATCCAGGGGGATACCCCTTAATACCCACTTGTTGAAAATTTAACACTTACGCGATGCGTAATCTTAATTTTATTTAATTAAATCAGTAAGATATATAAATAAAATTCCTCCTCCAAAAGGGGTATGTAGAAGATTTGCGCGCCATTTGCATCCCTGTCCGCCTTGATCGTTATCAATTCCCACGCCCATTCAGCGGGTTACCTTCGCCCTTAGTTAAGCAATGTCGATTTATCAGAGAGCCGTGAGGCTCCACACAGGAGAAACCCGATGAGTAAATTCCTGGACCGGTTTCGCTACTTCAAGCAGAAGGGCGAAACCTTTGCCGATGGGCACGGCCAGCTTCTCGAAACAAACCGGGACTGGGAGGACGGATACCGCCAACGTTGGCAGCATGACAAAATTGTGCGCTCAACCCATGGGGTGAACTGCACCGGTTCTTGTAGCTGGAAAATTTATGTCAAAAATGGTCTGGTAACCTGGGAAACACAGCAAACCGATTACCCGCGCACCCGTCCTGATATGCCAAACCATGAACCTCGCGGCTGCCCGCGCGGCGCAAGTTACTCCTGGTATCTCTACAGCGCTAACCGACTGAAATATCCGCTGATGCGCAAACGTCTGATGAAGATGTGGCGCGAGGCGAAAAAACTGCATCGCGATCCGGTAGAGGCATGGGCCTCCATCATTGAAGATGCCGATAAAGCAAAAAGCTTCAAACAGGCGCGTGGTCGTGGTGGCTTTGTCCGCTCCTCATGGCAGGAAGTTAACGAACTGATCGCCGCTTCCAACGTGTACACCGTGAAAACCTATGGACCTGACCGCGTCGCGGGTTTCTCACCCATCCCGGCGATGTCGATGGTCTCCTACGCTTCCGGCGCACGTTATCTTTCGCTGATTGGCGGTACCTGCCTGAGCTTCTACGACTGGTATTGCGACCTGCCTCCAGCCTCCCCGCAAACCTGGGGCGAGCAGACCGACGTGCCGGAATCCGCTGACTGGTACAACTCCAGCTATATTATCGCCTGGGGCTCTAATGTGCCGCAAACCCGTACGCCGGACGCCCACTTCTTTACCGAAGTACGTTACAAAGGCACCAAAACCGTCGCGGTGACGCCGGACTATGCCGAAATCGCTAAACTGTGCGATCTATGGCTGGCGCCGAAGCAGGGGACCGATGCGGCGATGGCGCTGGCGATGGGCCATGTCATGCTGCGCGAATTCCACCTCGACAACCCGCGCCAGTACTTCACCGATTATGTCCGTCGCTATACCGACATGCCAATGCTGGTGATGCTTGAAGAGCGTGATGGTTATTATGCCGCAGGTCGTATGCTGCGCGCTGCCGATCTCGTTGATTCGCTGGGGCAGGAAAATAACCCGGAATGGAAAACTGTCGCCATTAGCAGCAATGGCGAGATGGTGGCGCCGAACGGCTCCATTGGCTTCCGCTGGGGCGAAAAAGGCAAATGGAATCTCGAACAACGCGACGGGACTACCGGTGCAGAAACTGAATTGCAGCTCAGCTTGCTGGGCAGCCAGGACGAGATTGCTAACGTGGGCTTCCCGTATTTCGGCGGCGAGGGCTCAGAGTACTTTAATCATGTGGCGCTGGATAACGTCCTGCTGCATAAACTACCGGCAAAACGTCTGCAACTGGCCGATGGTTCTTCAGCGTTAGTCACCACCGTGTATGACCTGACTATGGCGAACTATGGTCTGGAACGCGGCCTGAACGATGAAAATTGTGCCGCCAGTTATGACGATATCAAAGCGTATACGCCAGCATGGGCCGAGCAGATCACCGGCGTGCCGCGGGCGCAGATAATCCGTATCGCACGGGAATTCGCCGATAACGCGGACAAAACGCACGGGCGTTCAATGATTATCGTTGGCGCCGGTCTGAACCACTGGTATCACCTCGATATGAACTATCGCGGGCTGATCAATATGTTGGTGTTCTGTGGTTGCGTTGGCCAGAGCGGTGGCGGTTGGGCGCACTACGTCGGCCAGGAAAAACTGCGTCCGCAGACCGGCTGGCAGCCGCTGGCGTTTGCCCTTGACTGGCAGCGTCCGGCTCGTCACATGAACAGCACCTCTTACTTCTATAACCACTCCAGCCAGTGGCGCTACGAGACGGTGACCGCACAGGAACTGTTGTCGCCGACGGCGGACAAATCCCGCTATAGCGGTCATCTGATTGACTTCAATGTGCGCGCCGAGCGTATGGGCTGGTTGCCGTCGGCGCCGCAGTTAGGCACCAACCCGCTGTACATTGCGCGTGAAGCGGAAAAAGCCAGCATGACGGCGGTAGATTATACCGTCAAGTCCCTGAAAGACGGTTCGATTCGCTTTGCCGCGGAGCAGCCGGAAAACGGCAAAAACCATCCGCGCAACCTGTTCATCTGGCGCTCTAACCTGCTTGGGTCTTCCGGTAAGGGCCACGAGTACATGCTGAAATACCTGCTGGGTACTGAGCATGGTATTCAGGGGCTTGATCTGGGTAAACAGGGCGGCGTGAAGCCAGAAGAAGTGGAGTGGGTTGATAACGGCCTTGACGGCAAACTGGATCTGGTGGTGACTCTGGACTTCCGTCTCTCCAGCACCTGTCTGTATTCCGATATCGTACTGCCGACCGCCACCTGGTATGAAAAAGACGATATGAATACCTCGGATATGCATCCGTTTATTCATCCGCTGTCTGCTGCTGTCGATCCGGCCTGGGAATCGAAAAGCGACTGGGATATTTACAAAGGTATTGCGAAGAAATTCTCTGAAGTCTGTGTGGGGCATCTGGGTAAAGAGACTGACGTCGTGACGCTGCCGATCCAGCACGATTCTGCCGCTGAACTGGCGCAGCCGCTGGACGTGAAAGACTGGAAAAAAG
Proteins encoded in this window:
- the chaC gene encoding cation transport protein, yielding MLTRDFLVNADCKTAFGAIEESLLWSAEQRAVSLAATLACRPNDGAVWIFGYGSLMWNPALAYEESCTGTLEGWHRAFCLRLTAGRGTACQPGRMLALKEGGRTTGVAYRLPESTLEEELTLLWKREMITGCYLPTWCSLTLDNGRMVNALVFIMDPRHPLYESDTHALTIAPLIATASGPLGTNAQYLFLLDQELRKLGMHDTCLDDLVANVKALLGVKGEQGIASLS
- the ychN gene encoding Putative ACR protein; its protein translation is MQNIVIIANGAAYGSESLFNSLRLAIALREQESHLDLRLFLMSDAVTAGLRGQKPAEGYNIQQMLEILTAQHVPVKLCKTCADGRGITPLPLIDGVEIGTLVELAQWTLAADKVLTF
- a CDS encoding invasin, producing the protein MRPESHEGEKHFAEMVKAFGEASMKNNSLDTGEQARQFAFGQVRDVVSEQVNQQLESWLSAWGSASVDVNVDNEGHFNGSRGSWFIPLQDKQRYLTWSQLGLTQQTDGLVSNIGVGQRWAQDGWLLGYNTFYDNLLDENLQRAGFGAEAWGEYLRLSANYYQPFADWQTHTATLEQRMARGYDINAQMRLPFYQHINTSVSLEQYFGDSVDLFDSGTGYHNPVALKLGLNYTPVPLLTVTAQHKQGESGVSQNNLGLTLNYRFGVSLKKQLAASEVAQSQSLRGSRYDTPQRNSLPTMEYRQRKTLTVFLATPPWDLTPGETVALKLQVRSVHGIRHLSWQGDTQALSLTAGTDTRSAEGWTIIMPAWDHREGAANRWRLSVVVEDEKGQRVSSNEITLALTEPFITTPDDNPHWQPFQEQ
- the narL_2 gene encoding nitrate/nitrite response regulator protein NarL, whose protein sequence is MNNQEPATILLIDDHPMLRTGVKQLVSMAPDISVVGEASNGEQGIDLAESLDPDLILLDLNMPGMNGLETLDKLREKALSGRIVVFSVSNHEEDVVTALKRGADGYLLKDMEPEDLLKALQQAAAGEMVLSEALTPVLAASLRANRATTDRDVTQLTPRERDILKLIAQGLPNKMIARRLDITESTVKVHVKHMLKKMKLKSRVEAAVWVHQERIF
- the narX_2 gene encoding Nitrate/nitrite sensor protein, whose protein sequence is MFKRCFSPLTLVNQLALIVMLSTAIGVAGMAVSGWLVQGVQGSAHAINKAGSLRMQSYRLLAAVPLDAKDQKLLDEMEQTAFSPELSRAAERDGQQKQLKALQDYWHNELSPGLQHAQNAHAVAEDVTRFVAGLDRLVTSFDHTTELRIERVVLVHRVMAIFMALLLVFTIIWLRVRLLQPWKQLLSMARAVSQRDFTQRANISGRNEMAALGSALNNMSEELAESYAVLEQRVQEKTAGLEHKNQILSFLWQANRRLHSQAPLCERLSPVLNGLQNLTQLHDIELRVYDLEDEDNHQEFTCQSDISCDDKGCHLCPRSTLPMINGGTTLKWRLTDSHTQYGILLATLPYGRHLSHDQQQLVDTLVEQLTATLALDRQQERQQQLIVMEERATIARELHDSIAQSLSCMKMQVSCLQMQGDALPESSRELLSQIRNELNCSWAQLRELLTTFRLQLTEPGLRPALEASCQEFSARFGFTVKLDYQLPPRLVPSHQAIHLLQIAREALSNALKHSHADDVVVTVTQCGKQVKLKVQDNGCGVPENAERSNHYGMIIMRDRAQSLRGDCQVRRRETGGTEVTVTFIPETNFTETQGDTHE
- the narK gene encoding major facilitator superfamily nitrite extrusion protein, whose amino-acid sequence is MSHSSAPERATGAVITEWRPEDPAFWQQRGHRVASRNLWISVPCLLLAFCVWMLFSAVAVNLPKVGFHFTTDQLFMLTALPSVSGALLRVPYSFMVPLFGGRRWTAFSTGILIVPCVWLGFAVQDTSTPFSTFIIISLLCGFAGANFASSMANISFFFPKQKQGGALGLNGGLGNMGVSVMQLVAPLVVSLSIFAAFGSHGVEQPDGSQLYLANAAWIWVPFLAIFTLAAWFGMNELATSKASLKEQLPVLKRGHLWIMSLLYLATFGSFIGFSAGFAMLSKTQFPDVQILHYAFFGPFIGALARSAGGAISDRLGGTRVTLINFVLMAIFSGLLFLTLPTGGVGGSFVAFYGVFLALFLTAGLGSGSTFQMISVIFRKLTMDRVKAEGGSEERAMREAATDTAAALGFISAIGAIGGFFIPKAFGSSLALTGSPVGAMKVFLIFYIACVVITWAVYGRHSKNKK
- the narG gene encoding respiratory nitrate reductase 1 subunit alpha, with the protein product MSKFLDRFRYFKQKGETFADGHGQLLETNRDWEDGYRQRWQHDKIVRSTHGVNCTGSCSWKIYVKNGLVTWETQQTDYPRTRPDMPNHEPRGCPRGASYSWYLYSANRLKYPLMRKRLMKMWREAKKLHRDPVEAWASIIEDADKAKSFKQARGRGGFVRSSWQEVNELIAASNVYTVKTYGPDRVAGFSPIPAMSMVSYASGARYLSLIGGTCLSFYDWYCDLPPASPQTWGEQTDVPESADWYNSSYIIAWGSNVPQTRTPDAHFFTEVRYKGTKTVAVTPDYAEIAKLCDLWLAPKQGTDAAMALAMGHVMLREFHLDNPRQYFTDYVRRYTDMPMLVMLEERDGYYAAGRMLRAADLVDSLGQENNPEWKTVAISSNGEMVAPNGSIGFRWGEKGKWNLEQRDGTTGAETELQLSLLGSQDEIANVGFPYFGGEGSEYFNHVALDNVLLHKLPAKRLQLADGSSALVTTVYDLTMANYGLERGLNDENCAASYDDIKAYTPAWAEQITGVPRAQIIRIAREFADNADKTHGRSMIIVGAGLNHWYHLDMNYRGLINMLVFCGCVGQSGGGWAHYVGQEKLRPQTGWQPLAFALDWQRPARHMNSTSYFYNHSSQWRYETVTAQELLSPTADKSRYSGHLIDFNVRAERMGWLPSAPQLGTNPLYIAREAEKASMTAVDYTVKSLKDGSIRFAAEQPENGKNHPRNLFIWRSNLLGSSGKGHEYMLKYLLGTEHGIQGLDLGKQGGVKPEEVEWVDNGLDGKLDLVVTLDFRLSSTCLYSDIVLPTATWYEKDDMNTSDMHPFIHPLSAAVDPAWESKSDWDIYKGIAKKFSEVCVGHLGKETDVVTLPIQHDSAAELAQPLDVKDWKKGECDLIPGKTAPHIMTVERDYPATYERFTSIGPLMEKIGNGGKGIAWNTQSEMDLLRKLNYTKADGPAKGQPMLNTAIDAAEMILTLAPETNGQVAVKAWAALSEFTGRDHTHLATNKEDEKIRFRDIQAQPRKIISSPTWSGLEDEHVSYNAGYTNVHELIPWRTLSGRQQLYQDHQWMRDFGESLLVYRPPIDTRSVKAVMGCKSNGNPEKALNFLTPHQKWGIHSTYSDNLLMLTLSRGGPIVWMSETDAKDLGIEDNDWIEVFNSNGALTARAVVSQRVPAGMTMMYHAQERIVNLPGSEITQQRGGIHNSVTRITPKPTHMIGGYAQLAYGFNYYGTVGSNRDEFVVVRKMKNINWLDGEGNDQVQESVK